A genomic stretch from Candidatus Thiothrix anitrata includes:
- the coaE gene encoding dephospho-CoA kinase (Dephospho-CoA kinase (CoaE) performs the final step in coenzyme A biosynthesis.) has protein sequence MLKIGLTGGIGCGKSTAVKRFRDLGIPIVDADIVAREVVQAGQPALQAIAELFGDAALLADGSLNRAWLRQTVFNDTARLQQLEAILHPRIREAIVRDMTAAMAAGSPYVVVDVPLLFEKHYDTLFDRVLVIDCLPAQQHERVSQRDGSTIELVESIMQRQIPRDERLFRADDIIENVGSLADFNNKVDTLHHKYAGNTAT, from the coding sequence ATGTTGAAAATCGGTTTAACGGGCGGTATTGGCTGCGGTAAATCGACTGCCGTAAAGCGATTTCGTGACTTAGGTATTCCCATCGTTGATGCCGACATCGTAGCGCGTGAAGTGGTGCAAGCAGGGCAACCCGCTTTGCAAGCGATTGCTGAGTTATTCGGGGATGCTGCATTGTTAGCGGATGGCTCGTTAAATCGTGCGTGGTTACGCCAGACAGTGTTTAACGACACAGCACGTTTGCAACAGTTGGAAGCAATATTGCACCCGCGTATTCGTGAGGCGATTGTGCGCGATATGACGGCGGCGATGGCGGCGGGTTCGCCTTACGTGGTGGTTGATGTGCCGTTGCTGTTTGAAAAGCATTACGACACCTTGTTTGACCGCGTGTTAGTGATTGATTGTCTGCCTGCGCAACAGCACGAACGTGTTAGCCAGCGTGACGGCAGTACTATCGAGTTGGTGGAGTCGATTATGCAGCGACAAATCCCTCGCGATGAACGTTTATTCCGGGCTGATGATATTATTGAAAATGTCGGTTCACTGGCTGATTTTAATAACAAAGTTGACACCTTACACCACAAATACGCAGGAAATACCGCCACTTAG
- the zapD gene encoding cell division protein ZapD codes for MAIYKQPLSEEIRRMSELRMISYEQPLNEKIRLFMRLELLMARFQYHISADPQPENTVAALHLLLDLYNLSARQDVKSEILKEIDRVGQSARLLLRDEAADAAKLDQVLEKLNHHSDVLYQQRGQLGNHLKNHAFFNSLRQRSTLPGGINGFDLPLFNYWQDQSIHVRLEDLQEWSAPYKAANAAAHDILDVIRDFGARSDEVGKDGFFQSTLEGRKAYQMMRVELPMSLDCFPEISAGKQRFTLRFVNADMMADRGKQIKKDIHFTLVLCNF; via the coding sequence ATGGCTATCTACAAGCAACCGTTAAGCGAAGAAATTCGCCGAATGTCAGAACTCCGCATGATTAGTTATGAACAGCCTCTCAATGAAAAGATTCGCCTGTTTATGCGTCTTGAGTTGTTGATGGCGCGATTCCAATACCACATTTCTGCTGATCCTCAACCTGAGAATACCGTTGCCGCACTGCACTTGTTGCTGGATTTATATAATCTTTCAGCGCGACAAGATGTCAAAAGTGAAATCCTCAAAGAAATTGACCGCGTAGGGCAGTCCGCACGTTTATTGCTGCGCGACGAAGCTGCGGATGCTGCCAAATTGGATCAGGTCTTAGAAAAGCTCAATCATCACAGCGATGTGTTGTATCAGCAGCGCGGACAATTGGGTAATCACCTGAAAAATCATGCTTTCTTCAATAGCTTGCGGCAACGTTCCACCTTGCCGGGTGGCATCAATGGGTTTGATTTGCCATTGTTCAACTATTGGCAAGATCAGTCAATTCATGTGCGTTTGGAAGATTTACAGGAGTGGTCGGCTCCCTACAAGGCGGCTAATGCGGCAGCGCATGATATTTTAGATGTGATTCGTGACTTTGGGGCACGTAGTGATGAAGTGGGTAAGGATGGTTTTTTCCAATCGACGTTGGAAGGGCGTAAAGCTTATCAGATGATGCGGGTTGAGTTACCCATGAGCTTGGATTGCTTTCCTGAAATCAGCGCGGGTAAGCAGCGTTTTACGTTGCGTTTTGTGAATGCAGATATGATGGCAGATCGCGGCAAGCAAATTAAAAAAGATATTCACTTTACCTTGGTGTTGTGTAATTTCTGA
- a CDS encoding DUF2914 domain-containing protein gives MSNIINKTLGSLACAFLLLPHAWAETFQHAPINPIPPTTSTSTTPPSTPSATAPPTPTAPPVAATAAPSVTRSAFTSAITSREPTNQLTRITAGQQIYYFTELTGLQGRVVNHHWERNGSFQLGLQFPIAGSPWRVHSSKNIPANLPGTWTVTVQNDDGTILKRETLIVEPSTANPPAPIVPPPAQPLTTIPPELQRQPVERPANPIDTSSVTPPTATTQNGEKRPIWETLAR, from the coding sequence GTGTCCAATATTATCAACAAAACCCTAGGCAGCTTAGCGTGCGCATTCCTACTACTGCCTCATGCATGGGCGGAAACGTTTCAACACGCGCCAATCAATCCCATTCCACCCACCACTAGCACATCGACCACGCCCCCAAGCACGCCCAGCGCAACTGCACCACCCACTCCCACAGCTCCACCCGTAGCGGCAACAGCAGCTCCTAGTGTAACACGCTCCGCTTTCACCTCTGCCATTACATCACGGGAACCTACTAACCAGCTTACCCGCATTACCGCTGGGCAACAAATATATTACTTCACAGAACTGACAGGGTTACAAGGACGCGTAGTTAACCATCACTGGGAACGCAATGGTTCATTCCAGTTAGGCCTGCAATTCCCCATAGCAGGCAGTCCATGGAGAGTGCATTCCAGCAAAAACATCCCCGCTAACTTACCCGGCACATGGACAGTCACTGTACAAAACGACGATGGCACCATCCTAAAGCGTGAAACGCTTATCGTTGAACCAAGCACAGCAAACCCACCTGCGCCTATAGTTCCACCACCAGCACAACCATTGACGACAATCCCTCCAGAATTACAACGCCAACCGGTTGAACGCCCGGCAAATCCTATAGATACATCTTCGGTAACCCCCCCTACCGCAACAACCCAAAATGGTGAAAAACGTCCTATTTGGGAAACGTTGGCACGTTGA
- a CDS encoding methylthioribulose 1-phosphate dehydratase, whose product MSETLPHLSSELIAAGQFFHARGWVPATSSNFSARLGSDEILITSSGQHKGRLDDSGFLRADLNGISLDAGKRPSAETGLHTIMYQRDPAMGCVLHTHSVNATVLSMRLDAVTLQGYELQKAFPGITTHEGLVVIPVFANSQDIAALAVEVGQYLDAHPATVGYLIRGHGMYTWGASVADTLRHVEALEFLFECVYRQLLLDR is encoded by the coding sequence ATGTCTGAAACTTTGCCACATTTGAGCAGTGAGCTGATTGCCGCTGGGCAGTTTTTCCATGCCAGAGGTTGGGTTCCCGCCACCAGTAGCAACTTTTCGGCACGTCTAGGGTCGGATGAAATCCTGATTACCAGTTCCGGGCAGCATAAAGGCCGTTTGGATGACAGCGGCTTTTTACGGGCGGATTTGAATGGTATTTCGTTGGATGCTGGTAAACGGCCTTCTGCGGAAACGGGTTTGCACACTATTATGTATCAGCGTGATCCGGCGATGGGCTGCGTGTTGCATACGCATTCGGTGAATGCCACGGTATTGTCAATGCGTTTGGATGCGGTGACATTGCAAGGGTATGAATTGCAAAAAGCCTTTCCCGGTATAACGACGCACGAAGGGCTGGTGGTGATTCCGGTGTTTGCGAATAGCCAAGATATTGCCGCTTTGGCGGTGGAAGTGGGGCAATATTTAGACGCGCATCCGGCGACCGTGGGGTATTTGATTCGCGGGCATGGGATGTATACCTGGGGCGCGAGTGTCGCGGATACTTTGCGGCATGTCGAAGCGTTAGAATTTTTGTTTGAATGTGTTTATCGGCAATTGTTGCTGGATAGGTGA
- the mtnC gene encoding acireductone synthase, whose product MSIQVILTDIEGTTTSLSFVKDVLFPYADQQMHDFVVAHRQDSVVAKLIDDVRLETGNAVLSLAQAIAQLRQWIAEDKKVTPLKALQGLLWEAGYRQGDFTGHVYADAARQLQAWHQRGLALYVYSSGSVYAQKLLFGYSDAGDLTLLFSGYFDTQIGHKRDAAAYQRIVEAIGVPASTILFLSDIREELDAAQQAGLKTCCLVRENQSVEGLVHPWVVDFDAIAIDAL is encoded by the coding sequence ATGAGCATCCAAGTTATTTTGACCGATATTGAGGGGACAACCACGAGTTTGTCCTTCGTGAAAGACGTGTTGTTTCCGTATGCGGATCAGCAAATGCACGACTTTGTGGTAGCGCACCGCCAAGACTCGGTAGTGGCTAAACTAATTGATGATGTGCGTCTGGAAACCGGCAATGCGGTGTTGTCGCTGGCGCAGGCGATTGCACAATTGCGCCAGTGGATTGCGGAAGATAAAAAAGTTACGCCGTTAAAAGCGTTGCAAGGTTTGTTGTGGGAAGCAGGTTATCGTCAAGGCGACTTCACTGGGCACGTTTACGCCGATGCGGCGCGTCAGTTGCAAGCTTGGCATCAGCGTGGTTTGGCATTGTATGTGTATTCGTCGGGTTCGGTGTATGCGCAAAAATTGCTGTTTGGCTATTCCGATGCAGGCGATTTAACCCTGTTGTTTAGCGGCTATTTCGATACCCAAATCGGTCACAAGCGCGATGCGGCTGCGTATCAGCGTATTGTGGAGGCGATTGGCGTGCCTGCATCAACGATTTTATTTTTATCAGACATCCGCGAAGAATTAGACGCAGCACAACAAGCAGGGCTGAAAACCTGTTGTTTGGTACGTGAAAATCAATCTGTTGAAGGGTTGGTGCATCCGTGGGTCGTGGATTTTGACGCGATTGCTATTGACGCGCTGTAA
- the glmU gene encoding bifunctional UDP-N-acetylglucosamine diphosphorylase/glucosamine-1-phosphate N-acetyltransferase GlmU: MNIFPIILAAGQGTRMRSALPKVLHSIAGKPMLQHVVDACAALQNRQVACHMAIVYGHGGELVRERISGENLNWALQSVQKGTGHAVAQAIHLVDADDIVLIAYGDVPLIRSVTLQSLAQGLQDSALCILTTTLTNPTGYGRIVRNAQGQVQAIVEEKDANDTQRQITEVNTGFIAARGADLKRWLQQLSPQNAQGEYYLTDCVGLAVAEGGSINTVCCNDPVEVEGANNRVQLARLERACQQRQVEKLMLAGATVADPARLDIRGTVETGQDVFLDINVVLIGKVTIGNNVVIEAGCVIQDAEIGDNTHIKAYSVIESAVIASHCDIGPFARLRPGTVLAEKAKIGNFVETKKARIGKGSKVNHLSYIGDTEMGESVNIGAGTITCNYDGANKHKTVIGDNVFVGSCTQLVAPVTIAQGATIGAGSTITKDAPADELTLSRAKQMTMKGWQRPVKEKK, encoded by the coding sequence ATGAATATCTTTCCTATCATCCTCGCGGCGGGTCAAGGAACCCGGATGCGTTCGGCTCTACCCAAGGTGTTGCACTCGATTGCAGGCAAACCGATGTTGCAACACGTGGTCGATGCCTGTGCAGCTTTGCAAAACCGTCAAGTAGCGTGCCACATGGCGATTGTTTATGGGCACGGCGGCGAATTAGTGCGCGAACGCATTAGCGGTGAAAACCTCAACTGGGCGTTGCAATCAGTACAAAAAGGCACGGGTCACGCGGTAGCGCAAGCGATTCATTTGGTGGATGCGGACGATATTGTACTGATTGCTTACGGTGATGTGCCGTTGATTCGTTCGGTCACGCTGCAAAGTCTGGCGCAGGGTTTGCAGGATTCCGCTTTGTGCATTTTGACTACGACGCTGACAAATCCTACCGGTTACGGGCGGATTGTGCGTAATGCGCAAGGGCAGGTGCAGGCGATTGTGGAAGAGAAAGATGCCAACGATACCCAGCGGCAAATTACCGAAGTGAATACCGGTTTTATCGCAGCACGCGGCGCGGATTTGAAGCGTTGGTTACAGCAACTGAGTCCGCAAAATGCTCAAGGTGAATATTACCTCACCGATTGCGTTGGCTTGGCGGTGGCGGAAGGCGGCAGCATTAATACTGTGTGTTGCAACGATCCGGTGGAAGTGGAAGGTGCGAATAACCGGGTGCAGTTAGCACGGCTGGAACGCGCTTGCCAGCAGCGTCAGGTGGAAAAGCTGATGTTAGCAGGTGCAACCGTGGCTGACCCAGCGCGGCTGGATATTCGTGGTACGGTTGAAACCGGGCAGGATGTGTTTTTAGACATCAATGTGGTGTTGATCGGTAAGGTCACTATCGGCAATAACGTGGTGATTGAAGCCGGTTGCGTGATTCAGGATGCTGAGATTGGCGACAATACGCACATTAAAGCGTATTCGGTGATTGAGTCGGCAGTGATCGCATCACACTGCGATATTGGCCCGTTTGCCCGTCTGCGCCCCGGCACGGTGCTGGCAGAAAAAGCCAAAATCGGCAATTTCGTGGAAACCAAAAAAGCCCGTATTGGCAAAGGTAGCAAGGTTAATCATCTCAGTTACATTGGTGATACCGAAATGGGCGAGTCAGTCAATATTGGTGCAGGAACCATTACCTGTAATTACGATGGCGCGAATAAGCACAAAACAGTCATCGGCGATAACGTTTTTGTGGGGTCGTGTACCCAGTTGGTGGCTCCGGTCACGATTGCACAAGGCGCAACGATTGGCGCGGGTTCAACCATTACCAAAGATGCACCGGCTGATGAATTAACCCTGTCGCGTGCGAAACAAATGACCATGAAAGGCTGGCAGCGTCCGGTTAAGGAGAAAAAATAA
- the glmS gene encoding glutamine--fructose-6-phosphate transaminase (isomerizing), which yields MCGIVGAVAQRPVVEILLEGLRRLEYRGYDSAGVAVVRGQGDLVRSRALGKVAALMAQLSVEPIDGHLGIAHTRWATHGVPAERNAHPHFSGEWVGLVHNGIIENHADLRKRLQDTGFIFTSDTDTEVVAHLVDVFRRQGLSLLDCVLAARCELQGAYALAVISPNEPDTLIVARQGSPLVIGLGIGENFIGSDIQAMLPVTSRFIYLENGDVARITRHKVDIYDVTGAKVERPVKQSSACSFAADLGEYRHFMLKEIFEQPQSVAATLEGRLAADHVLPCLHGVSDALERLAQVDEVQIIACGTSYHAGLVGRYWIEANTDIPCQVEVASEYRYRRQPPRKNLLFVTISQSGETADTLAALEKIKENHGSLATLTICNVAESSLIRESDLALMTVAGPEIGVASTKAFTTQLVALQLLMVLLMQAKGADAGKIAKIVDDLRKLPALIEQALDLNATIEKLAEHFIEKHHALFLGRGELYPIAMEGALKLKEISYIHAEAYPAGELKHGPLALVDSEMPIVTVAPNTALLEKLKSNLEEVRSRGGVLYVFADREAHIQEADNLHVLEMPHVPELLAPIVYTLPLQLLSYHVAVQKGTDVDKPRNLAKSVTVE from the coding sequence ATGTGCGGTATTGTCGGCGCGGTAGCGCAACGTCCGGTGGTCGAAATTTTATTGGAAGGTTTACGTCGTTTGGAATACCGGGGTTACGATTCCGCTGGTGTTGCCGTGGTGCGTGGGCAGGGTGATTTGGTACGTAGCCGTGCGCTGGGAAAAGTCGCAGCGTTGATGGCGCAGTTAAGTGTTGAACCGATTGATGGGCATTTAGGCATTGCGCACACCCGTTGGGCAACGCACGGTGTACCTGCTGAACGCAATGCGCATCCGCATTTCAGCGGTGAATGGGTCGGTTTGGTGCATAACGGTATTATTGAAAATCACGCGGATTTGCGTAAACGCTTGCAAGATACCGGATTTATTTTTACCTCTGACACCGACACCGAAGTGGTGGCGCATTTGGTGGACGTATTTCGCCGTCAGGGTTTGAGCCTGCTGGATTGCGTGTTGGCGGCGCGGTGTGAATTGCAGGGTGCTTACGCGCTGGCAGTGATTTCCCCGAATGAGCCGGATACCTTGATTGTGGCGCGGCAAGGCAGCCCGCTAGTGATTGGTTTGGGTATCGGTGAGAATTTTATTGGCTCAGATATTCAGGCAATGTTGCCGGTGACTAGCCGTTTCATTTATTTGGAAAACGGTGATGTGGCACGTATTACCCGCCACAAAGTCGATATTTACGATGTGACGGGTGCGAAAGTTGAGCGTCCGGTCAAGCAATCCAGTGCGTGTTCGTTTGCGGCGGATTTGGGTGAATACCGCCATTTTATGCTCAAGGAAATCTTTGAACAGCCGCAATCCGTTGCCGCTACTTTGGAAGGGCGTTTGGCTGCGGATCACGTGTTGCCGTGTTTGCACGGGGTGAGCGACGCGCTGGAGCGTTTGGCGCAAGTTGACGAAGTGCAAATCATTGCTTGCGGAACCAGTTATCACGCGGGCTTGGTGGGGCGTTACTGGATTGAAGCCAATACCGATATTCCCTGCCAAGTGGAAGTCGCCAGCGAATACCGTTACCGTCGCCAGCCGCCGCGCAAAAATCTGTTGTTTGTGACGATTTCGCAATCAGGTGAAACCGCCGATACTTTGGCTGCACTCGAAAAAATCAAAGAAAATCATGGCAGTTTAGCCACTTTGACCATTTGTAATGTGGCGGAAAGCTCGCTGATCCGCGAATCGGATTTAGCCTTGATGACGGTTGCCGGGCCGGAAATCGGAGTGGCTTCCACCAAAGCCTTTACCACGCAATTGGTCGCATTGCAGTTGCTGATGGTATTGCTGATGCAAGCCAAAGGTGCGGATGCGGGCAAGATCGCTAAGATCGTGGATGATTTGCGTAAATTACCTGCTTTAATTGAGCAAGCGTTGGATTTGAATGCCACGATTGAAAAGCTTGCTGAGCATTTTATTGAGAAACACCACGCACTGTTTTTAGGGCGCGGTGAGTTGTACCCGATTGCGATGGAAGGTGCGCTTAAACTCAAGGAAATTTCCTACATTCACGCCGAAGCTTACCCCGCAGGTGAACTCAAGCATGGCCCGTTGGCGTTAGTCGATAGTGAGATGCCGATTGTCACGGTAGCACCCAACACTGCCTTGCTGGAGAAGTTAAAATCCAACTTGGAAGAAGTGCGTTCGCGGGGCGGTGTGTTGTACGTGTTTGCGGATCGTGAGGCGCATATTCAGGAGGCGGATAATTTGCATGTGTTGGAAATGCCGCATGTCCCGGAGTTACTGGCTCCGATTGTTTACACCCTGCCGTTGCAACTGCTGTCTTACCATGTCGCAGTCCAAAAAGGTACGGATGTGGATAAGCCGCGCAATTTAGCGAAGTCGGTAACAGTTGAGTAG
- a CDS encoding SulP family inorganic anion transporter: protein MGNWLVSLLGDWKERFTPYKSWLGELKNPEVLKADAMAGLTVALVLIPQSMAYAQLAGLPAYIGLYASFLPVMVAAIFGSSRQLGTGPVAVVSLMSAAAMQPFALQGLPIEAIVVYSALLALMIGIFQLSLGLLRLGILVDFLSHPVVVGFTNAGALIIATSQVPKIFGLNIKADQFDHSYEFWWATLTALPDTQMTTFIIGAFALTTLMMLKKYAPRLPGVLITVVVTTVLSWAVDFKGMGGSVVGSIPEGLPSFSLPLVEMDFKTFSSLAMTAVVIGLIGFVEAISIAKAMASQTRQRLSANQELVGQGLSNMTSGAFGGYAVSGSFSRSAVNFAAGARTGFSSVVTGLLVGLTLLFLTPLLYHLPQATLAAVIIMAVINLVKIAPIKHAWKVEPHDGVVAVVTFLATLAFAPHLDKGILLGVVLSLGLFLYRTMSPNLVEVARDEDGTMRDAVAHNLKTSDTIAVYRFDGDLYFANTGYLEGKLLNNVSQKPNLKVLILDMEATGQVDSTGEEMLEKLADRLKFAGIEFYIARTKLRVYEAFQRSGLATHIGEERFFRERKYAINYAKEQFGDALDIEPLQHFTPVKV from the coding sequence ATGGGTAATTGGCTTGTGTCACTATTGGGTGACTGGAAAGAACGTTTCACGCCTTACAAGAGTTGGTTGGGTGAGCTGAAAAATCCTGAGGTATTAAAAGCAGATGCGATGGCGGGTTTGACCGTGGCTCTGGTTTTGATCCCTCAGTCAATGGCTTACGCACAATTGGCGGGCTTGCCTGCGTATATCGGCTTATATGCTTCCTTTTTGCCGGTCATGGTGGCGGCGATTTTCGGTTCTTCGCGCCAATTGGGTACGGGGCCGGTAGCGGTGGTGTCGTTAATGTCGGCAGCAGCCATGCAGCCGTTCGCTTTACAGGGTTTGCCGATTGAAGCCATCGTGGTGTATTCCGCGTTGTTAGCGTTGATGATCGGGATATTCCAGTTGTCACTGGGCTTATTGCGTTTGGGTATCTTGGTCGACTTTTTATCGCATCCGGTGGTGGTGGGTTTCACCAATGCTGGGGCGTTGATTATTGCCACCTCGCAAGTGCCAAAAATCTTTGGACTGAATATTAAGGCGGATCAGTTTGATCACTCTTATGAGTTCTGGTGGGCAACTCTCACCGCATTGCCCGATACGCAAATGACGACGTTTATCATTGGTGCATTCGCGTTGACCACGTTAATGATGTTGAAGAAGTACGCGCCACGTTTACCAGGGGTGTTAATTACGGTGGTAGTGACAACCGTATTGTCATGGGCGGTGGATTTCAAAGGTATGGGTGGAAGTGTAGTTGGTTCTATCCCAGAAGGCTTGCCATCTTTCTCGTTACCGCTCGTTGAAATGGATTTTAAAACCTTTAGCTCATTGGCAATGACAGCGGTGGTGATTGGTCTGATTGGTTTTGTGGAGGCAATTTCCATTGCGAAAGCAATGGCTTCTCAGACGCGTCAGCGTTTGTCTGCAAACCAAGAATTGGTTGGTCAGGGTTTGTCAAATATGACATCAGGGGCGTTTGGTGGATACGCCGTGTCCGGCTCCTTCTCGCGCTCAGCGGTTAACTTTGCAGCGGGCGCAAGGACAGGTTTTTCTTCTGTTGTGACAGGCTTACTCGTTGGTTTGACCTTGTTGTTCCTAACTCCATTGTTGTATCACCTGCCACAAGCCACTCTTGCTGCGGTAATTATTATGGCAGTGATTAATTTGGTGAAAATAGCACCGATTAAGCACGCATGGAAAGTGGAGCCGCACGATGGTGTGGTGGCGGTGGTGACGTTCTTGGCAACATTGGCATTCGCACCGCACTTGGATAAGGGTATTTTGTTGGGTGTGGTGCTGTCGTTAGGTTTGTTCTTGTATCGCACCATGAGTCCGAATCTTGTGGAAGTGGCGCGGGATGAGGATGGCACTATGCGTGATGCAGTGGCGCATAATTTAAAAACCAGTGATACCATCGCGGTTTACCGTTTTGACGGGGATTTATATTTCGCCAATACCGGTTATCTGGAAGGGAAGTTACTCAACAATGTGTCCCAAAAGCCTAACTTGAAGGTTTTGATTTTAGATATGGAGGCAACGGGTCAGGTTGATTCAACCGGCGAAGAGATGCTTGAAAAGCTGGCAGATCGTCTCAAGTTCGCAGGTATTGAGTTCTATATTGCCCGTACTAAGTTGCGTGTTTACGAGGCATTTCAACGTTCAGGGCTGGCGACACATATTGGCGAGGAACGCTTCTTCCGTGAACGCAAATACGCGATTAACTATGCGAAAGAGCAGTTTGGTGATGCACTTGATATTGAGCCTTTACAGCACTTTACTCCGGTAAAGGTCTGA
- the moaC gene encoding cyclic pyranopterin monophosphate synthase MoaC, which produces MSSELTHFNAQGQAHMVDVGNKTSTKRIAIACGSIRMQANTLEKILQGNHKKGDVLGIARIAGIMASKRTADLIPLCHPLALTHVDVVLTHQTLPPIITCTVTTETLGQTGVEMEALTAVQITLLTIYDMCKAVDKGMIMENIRLLHKSGGKSGNWAAPT; this is translated from the coding sequence ATGTCGAGTGAACTAACGCATTTTAACGCCCAAGGGCAAGCACACATGGTGGATGTTGGCAATAAGACATCCACCAAACGCATCGCCATTGCCTGCGGCAGCATTCGGATGCAAGCCAACACCTTAGAAAAGATTCTGCAAGGTAATCATAAAAAAGGCGATGTCCTTGGCATCGCCCGAATTGCCGGAATCATGGCCTCTAAAAGAACCGCTGACCTCATTCCACTATGCCACCCGTTGGCACTCACCCATGTCGACGTAGTACTAACCCACCAAACACTACCCCCCATTATTACCTGCACTGTCACCACAGAAACTCTCGGCCAAACCGGTGTGGAAATGGAAGCACTCACTGCGGTGCAAATCACCTTATTAACTATTTACGACATGTGTAAAGCAGTGGATAAAGGCATGATTATGGAGAACATCCGCCTACTGCATAAATCCGGTGGCAAATCCGGCAACTGGGCAGCTCCGACCTAA
- a CDS encoding S41 family peptidase, protein MHTRYRILTGIIAGILIGATTSISLNVFAFKQTVQAAPPLEELQQFSEVYSRVKDSYVEEVKDKDLMTNAIRGMLTGLDPHSAYLDAEEFKELQVGTSGEFGGLGIEVGMEDGFVKVISPIDDTPAQKAGLQSGDLIIRLDDTPVKGMSLNDAVKLMRGKPGTSINLMIVREGKDKPFKVTLKRAIIQVKSVKSRLLESGYGYVRITSFQAKTTEALLEAVDNLKKENKDNLRGIVLDLRNNPGGVLNAAVGVSDAFLETGKIVYTEGRVEDAKMEYTANKGDVVNGAPIVVLTNQGSASASEIVAGALQDHKRALIIGQKTFGKGSVQTVLPLDEKTAVKLTTARYFTPAGRSIQAEGIVPDITLKSLKVTEDKDADDNAFDPISEVNLSKHLSNPSTKQQAEDTAVPAQTETPTENKPKEKPASDSNATTDDKQADKADDKAQKGLAEEDYQLFEALNILKGMVLVQSHNPKTTPEAQK, encoded by the coding sequence ATGCATACACGCTACCGCATTCTAACTGGCATCATTGCTGGCATTTTGATTGGTGCAACCACTAGCATTAGCTTAAATGTTTTTGCTTTCAAACAAACCGTTCAGGCCGCGCCGCCACTAGAAGAGCTTCAGCAGTTTTCTGAGGTGTATTCACGCGTCAAAGACAGCTATGTTGAAGAAGTAAAAGACAAAGACCTAATGACCAATGCCATCCGAGGCATGTTGACCGGTCTTGATCCACACTCCGCGTATTTGGATGCCGAAGAATTCAAAGAATTACAGGTAGGCACCAGTGGTGAATTTGGCGGCTTGGGTATTGAGGTCGGCATGGAAGACGGTTTCGTCAAAGTCATTTCGCCGATTGACGATACCCCAGCACAAAAAGCAGGTTTACAATCTGGCGACCTGATTATTCGCCTAGATGACACCCCCGTAAAAGGCATGTCACTCAATGATGCCGTCAAACTCATGCGTGGTAAGCCAGGCACCAGCATCAACTTAATGATTGTACGCGAAGGTAAAGACAAACCCTTCAAGGTCACCCTAAAACGCGCCATCATTCAAGTCAAGAGCGTGAAAAGCCGCTTACTGGAATCTGGCTATGGTTATGTGCGCATTACCAGCTTCCAAGCAAAAACCACAGAAGCTCTACTAGAAGCGGTGGATAACCTAAAGAAAGAAAACAAAGACAATCTGCGTGGTATTGTCTTAGATTTGCGCAACAACCCCGGCGGCGTGCTAAATGCGGCAGTTGGTGTTTCTGATGCCTTTTTAGAAACCGGAAAAATCGTCTATACCGAAGGCCGTGTTGAAGACGCGAAAATGGAATACACCGCTAACAAGGGAGATGTAGTCAACGGTGCGCCAATTGTAGTACTTACCAACCAAGGCTCCGCATCTGCCTCAGAAATCGTTGCGGGTGCTTTGCAGGATCACAAACGCGCCTTAATTATCGGACAAAAAACCTTCGGGAAAGGCTCTGTACAAACCGTATTACCATTGGATGAAAAAACCGCAGTAAAACTCACAACCGCACGTTATTTCACCCCAGCCGGGCGATCCATTCAGGCAGAAGGCATTGTACCCGACATCACCCTAAAATCACTGAAAGTGACTGAAGACAAAGATGCTGATGACAATGCCTTCGACCCCATTTCGGAAGTCAATTTAAGCAAACACCTGTCCAACCCTTCCACAAAGCAACAAGCGGAAGATACAGCAGTACCAGCACAGACAGAAACACCGACTGAAAACAAGCCGAAAGAGAAACCAGCCTCTGACTCAAATGCTACAACCGACGACAAACAAGCCGACAAAGCAGATGATAAAGCCCAAAAAGGCTTAGCAGAAGAGGATTATCAACTGTTTGAAGCATTGAATATCCTCAAAGGTATGGTTTTAGTACAAAGCCACAACCCTAAAACCACCCCTGAAGCTCAAAAGTAA